In the genome of Nocardioides seonyuensis, one region contains:
- a CDS encoding VOC family protein: MTNHIKTLRITTLHVLDQEEALSFYCGVLGFEVKDDVDMGFMRWLTIALPTDPEHLVLLSVPGAPMHDQETAAQVRDLLTKGALGGIFLTSDDIHATYDAVVAAGAEITQEVVEQPYGTDFGARDPFGNSVRVSQPAEVSSEEIQRQYDAARA; the protein is encoded by the coding sequence ATGACGAACCACATCAAGACCCTCAGGATCACCACCCTCCACGTCCTCGACCAGGAAGAGGCGCTGTCGTTCTACTGCGGCGTCCTCGGGTTCGAGGTCAAGGACGACGTCGACATGGGCTTCATGCGCTGGTTGACCATCGCCCTCCCCACCGACCCCGAGCACCTCGTGCTCCTCTCCGTCCCCGGGGCGCCGATGCACGACCAGGAGACCGCCGCCCAGGTGCGCGACCTCCTCACCAAGGGTGCCCTCGGCGGCATCTTCCTCACCAGCGACGACATCCACGCGACGTACGACGCCGTGGTCGCCGCGGGCGCCGAGATCACCCAGGAGGTCGTCGAGCAGCCCTACGGCACCGACTTCGGCGCCCGGGACCCCTTCGGCAACTCCGTCCGGGTCAGCCAGCCGGCAGAGGTCTCCTCCGAGGAGATCCAGCGGCAGTACGACGCGGCCCGCGCCTGA
- a CDS encoding FAD-binding oxidoreductase, translated as MTVLDIPTTEALAGDFSGELITPDHPSYDDQRRIWNGEIDRRPALLARCEGARDVAAALRWARDHDLAVSVRGGGHGIAGHSLVDDGVVLDLSGMRGAVVDPGARTVSAQGGALNAHVDRESQAFGLAMTSGYISHTGIAGLTLGGGIGHLMRKMGLAIDALRSCQVVTAEGEIVRASESENADLFWGLRGGGGNFGVVTDFTFELQPLGPTILAGLVAWPAEQAPTVLAFLRDFMADAPDEVGLMANLRLAPALPLFPENLHGKPIIGLVATYAGPVEEGERVLAPVRALGTPVLDTIAAKPYAAHQKFLDPAVPHGRHYYWKSHRLGPLTAEVIDTIGEHLATISSPLSTVPIFSFGGAMSRVAEDATAFPHRDASHDINIMASWLPEQAGEADRHRAWVRGFFDALAPHSRGVYVNFTSDDAQTRVQEAYSATQWDRLRALKTTWDPDNVFRGNANIPPLAGDLTVPRAR; from the coding sequence ATGACCGTGCTCGACATCCCCACCACCGAGGCGCTCGCCGGCGACTTCTCCGGCGAGCTCATCACCCCCGACCACCCGTCGTACGACGACCAGCGGCGCATCTGGAACGGCGAGATCGACCGCCGGCCGGCGCTCCTTGCGCGGTGCGAGGGCGCGCGCGACGTCGCCGCGGCCCTGCGCTGGGCCCGTGACCACGACCTGGCCGTCTCCGTGCGCGGCGGCGGTCACGGCATCGCCGGGCACTCGCTCGTCGACGATGGCGTCGTCCTCGACCTCTCCGGGATGCGCGGCGCCGTGGTCGATCCGGGGGCGCGCACCGTCTCGGCGCAGGGGGGCGCGCTGAACGCCCACGTCGACCGCGAGAGCCAGGCCTTCGGGCTGGCGATGACCAGCGGCTACATCAGCCACACCGGCATCGCGGGGCTGACCCTCGGCGGCGGGATCGGCCACCTGATGCGGAAGATGGGGCTCGCGATCGACGCGCTGCGGTCCTGCCAGGTCGTCACGGCCGAGGGCGAGATCGTGCGGGCGTCGGAGTCGGAGAACGCCGACCTCTTCTGGGGCCTGCGCGGAGGAGGCGGCAACTTCGGGGTCGTCACCGACTTCACCTTCGAGCTGCAGCCGCTGGGGCCCACGATCCTGGCCGGGCTCGTCGCGTGGCCGGCCGAGCAGGCGCCGACCGTGCTCGCGTTCCTGCGCGACTTCATGGCGGACGCTCCCGACGAGGTGGGCCTGATGGCCAACCTCCGCCTCGCTCCGGCCCTGCCGCTCTTCCCCGAGAACCTGCACGGCAAGCCGATCATCGGCCTGGTGGCGACGTACGCCGGCCCGGTCGAGGAGGGCGAGCGGGTGCTGGCACCTGTCCGCGCCCTCGGCACGCCGGTGCTCGACACCATCGCCGCCAAGCCCTACGCGGCACACCAGAAGTTCCTCGATCCCGCGGTCCCGCACGGGCGGCACTACTACTGGAAGTCCCACCGGCTGGGGCCGCTCACCGCCGAGGTGATCGACACGATCGGCGAGCACCTCGCCACGATCAGCAGCCCGCTGTCGACGGTGCCCATCTTCAGCTTCGGCGGGGCGATGAGCCGGGTGGCCGAGGACGCCACCGCCTTCCCGCACCGCGACGCGAGCCACGACATCAACATCATGGCGTCCTGGCTGCCGGAGCAGGCCGGCGAAGCCGACCGCCACCGTGCGTGGGTGCGGGGCTTCTTCGACGCGCTGGCCCCCCACAGCCGTGGGGTCTACGTGAACTTCACCAGCGACGACGCGCAGACCCGCGTGCAGGAGGCCTACAGCGCGACGCAGTGGGACCGGCTGCGGGCCCTGAAGACGACCTGGGACCCCGACAACGTGTTCCGCGGGAACGCCAACATCCCGCCGCTCGCCGGTGACCTCACCGTCCCGCGCGCCCGCTGA
- a CDS encoding MmcQ/YjbR family DNA-binding protein → MALADRPLVPEAWVRRVDAVLGALSRCAQEPAWTGTRWRVGGATVAHIFGGEDQVFRITFRGEPDEVAAFEHMGGPYFRSGWGGNAIGLVLDDDTDWDELAELLTDSYCIQAPPSLAEQVARP, encoded by the coding sequence GTGGCACTCGCTGACCGACCGCTCGTCCCGGAGGCCTGGGTGCGCCGCGTCGACGCGGTGCTCGGAGCCCTGTCCAGGTGCGCGCAGGAGCCGGCATGGACGGGCACCCGCTGGCGGGTGGGAGGTGCCACGGTCGCCCACATCTTCGGCGGCGAGGACCAGGTCTTCCGGATCACCTTCCGCGGTGAGCCCGACGAGGTGGCGGCGTTCGAGCACATGGGCGGGCCCTACTTCCGCTCCGGCTGGGGCGGCAACGCCATCGGGCTCGTCCTCGACGACGACACCGACTGGGACGAGCTCGCCGAGCTCCTCACCGACTCCTACTGCATCCAGGCGCCCCCCAGCCTCGCCGAGCAGGTCGCCCGCCCCTGA
- a CDS encoding winged helix-turn-helix transcriptional regulator yields the protein MTTTYGQFCPVAMASEVLTERWTPLVVRELLCGSTRFNDLRRGVPLMSPALLSKRLKTLERVGVVDHVGSEYHLTEAGRELWPVIESMGIWGQRWARGDVIAKHFDASLLMWDIHRNVDTAALPDRRVVVHFHLRGSSDGKSHFWLVLEPSAVDLCLTDPGHDVDVEVAGHVETMIDYWMGRRDLLGAVKAGDLAIAGPRLLVRELPTWFTRSPFAPVPLPVGA from the coding sequence ATGACGACGACGTACGGACAGTTCTGCCCGGTGGCGATGGCCTCGGAGGTGCTCACCGAGAGGTGGACCCCGCTGGTGGTCCGCGAGCTCCTGTGCGGCAGCACCCGCTTCAACGACCTGCGTCGCGGGGTCCCGCTCATGTCACCGGCCCTGCTCTCCAAGCGACTGAAGACCCTCGAGCGCGTCGGCGTGGTCGACCACGTCGGCAGCGAGTACCACCTCACCGAGGCCGGCAGGGAGCTGTGGCCGGTCATCGAGTCCATGGGCATCTGGGGGCAGCGGTGGGCTCGCGGCGACGTCATCGCCAAGCACTTCGACGCCTCCCTGCTGATGTGGGACATCCACCGCAACGTCGACACCGCGGCCCTGCCCGACCGGCGGGTGGTCGTGCACTTCCACCTGCGCGGGTCCAGCGACGGGAAGAGCCACTTCTGGCTCGTGCTGGAGCCGTCGGCCGTGGACCTGTGCCTGACCGATCCCGGGCACGACGTCGACGTGGAGGTCGCCGGCCACGTGGAGACGATGATCGACTACTGGATGGGGCGCCGCGACCTGCTGGGCGCGGTCAAGGCCGGGGACCTGGCCATCGCGGGTCCGCGCCTGCTCGTGCGCGAGCTGCCGACGTGGTTCACCCGCAGCCCGTTCGCCCCGGTGCCGCTGCCCGTGGGTGCGTGA
- a CDS encoding cupin domain-containing protein, with protein sequence MSYPPPLYDGESGEVSAHVVRAGIEPATVYPNGNKVFYLAQGTETTGTFGLYRWEFAGPESGPAAHFHRTITESFYILEGTVSIYDGKAWVKCHAGDFAHVPAGGVHGFRNEDGAAKMLLHFAPGAPREAYFEALAEGIGDMDQDQYAAFMAEHDNHWL encoded by the coding sequence ATGAGCTACCCGCCGCCGCTCTACGACGGTGAGTCCGGCGAGGTCTCCGCGCACGTCGTGCGCGCCGGGATCGAGCCGGCCACCGTCTACCCCAACGGCAACAAGGTCTTCTACCTCGCCCAGGGAACCGAGACGACCGGAACCTTCGGCCTCTACCGCTGGGAGTTCGCCGGCCCCGAGAGCGGTCCCGCGGCGCACTTCCACCGCACGATCACCGAGTCGTTCTACATCCTCGAGGGCACCGTCTCCATCTATGACGGCAAGGCCTGGGTGAAGTGCCACGCCGGCGACTTCGCCCACGTGCCCGCGGGCGGCGTCCATGGCTTCCGCAACGAGGACGGAGCGGCCAAGATGCTGCTCCACTTCGCGCCCGGCGCTCCTCGCGAGGCCTACTTCGAGGCCCTGGCCGAGGGCATCGGCGACATGGACCAGGACCAGTACGCCGCGTTCATGGCCGAGCACGACAACCACTGGCTCTGA
- a CDS encoding helix-turn-helix domain-containing protein, translating to MLTPSEDTNRRMLRARDAMDRRFAEPLDVPALAGIAHLSVSQFARVFKETFGETPHRYLQRRRVERAMTLLRQTDRPVTEVAWDVGFASLGTFSRTFSTIVGCSPSEFRATHEPVHVPSCFIAAWTRPREGTVVSEKRDLPGGP from the coding sequence GTGCTGACCCCCTCCGAGGACACCAACCGGCGGATGCTGCGTGCGCGCGACGCGATGGACCGTCGGTTCGCGGAGCCGCTGGACGTGCCCGCCCTGGCCGGCATCGCCCACCTGTCGGTGTCGCAGTTCGCCCGCGTCTTCAAGGAGACGTTCGGCGAGACCCCGCACCGCTACCTCCAGCGGCGCCGCGTCGAGCGGGCGATGACCCTGCTCCGGCAGACCGACCGGCCGGTGACGGAGGTGGCGTGGGACGTCGGGTTCGCCAGCCTCGGCACGTTCAGCCGCACCTTCAGCACGATCGTCGGCTGCTCGCCGAGCGAGTTCCGCGCGACCCACGAGCCGGTGCACGTGCCGTCCTGCTTCATCGCCGCCTGGACGAGGCCCCGGGAGGGGACAGTGGTTTCGGAGAAGCGCGACCTGCCCGGTGGCCCCTAG